DNA from bacterium:
TCATCCAGCACGATCAGTTTGCCCAGAACACCGGTGCTACTGCCAAAACTTTCTTTCCAGAGGCGGTGACTCACGACAGCCACACGGTCCTTGCCGGGAACTGTTTCCTTTTCATGAAAGCCGCGACCGAGCGATGGTTGCACTCCGAGGGTGTGAAAGAAGCCAGGCGTAACCCGGAGTCCCAACCTGCGCGCCGGCTCCCCTTTTCCGCCGGACTTCATGACGAATGCATCGTACAAAAATAGCGTCGCCTCTTCGATGCCCGGATGCTGATCGCGTACATCGGCAAAGTTTAGATAGGAAATTTGGGGCACACGAGCTTCGAGCGTTTGAGTTTGCAGCAGGACCAGTCGTTCCGGATCATGAAATGGGAGAGGTTGCAGCAGGACCGCGTGAATCAAGCTGAAGATTGCAGTGTTCGCTCCGATGCCGAGCGCCATCGTGCCGAGCGCCAGCATCACGTAAGCGGGGCGCTTGCGCAGTATACGCGCTGCAAAGCGGATGTCTTGCCACAGCGTTTCGAGCCAAACCCCGGGTCGCAATTCGCGCACCCGCTCCTTTGTCTGATGGACGCCTTGCATTTCCACCCGCGCAGCGCGTTCGGCGGCGTCTGGCGTTTGGCCGCGAGCGATTTTGTCCTGGGTGTCGCGTTCGAGGAAGTCGGCGAGTTCTTCGTTTAGCTCGGATTCGAATCGCTTGCGATTTGTAATGCTTCGGAGCGCGAAGAAGATTCGTTGTAGCAGTCTCATCTGTGCGTTTTGATTGCAAGGCGGGCGAGTCGCCCGCACCACATCATTTACTCACATCTAATACCAGTTGCATGGCCGCAACGATGCGGGCCCAGTGGCGCTTCTCTTCGGTGAGCTTGCGTCTTCCGCCCGGCGTTAGAGCGTAGTACTTTGCGCGGCGATTGTTCTCCGTGGCGCGCCACTCGGAGCGCAGGTAGCCATTCTTTTCGAGCGCATAGAGCGCGGGAAAAAGGGACCCGCCGTTCACCTGGAATGTTCCGCGCGTGATCTGTTCGAGCCGCTGCGCAATCCCATAGCCATGCAAGGGTTCCAGCTGAACTGTACGGAGAATTAGTAGATCCAATGTCCCCTGCAGCACGTCGACTTTGCTCATCTAGGTATCCTAGAGCAATACCTCTAGTTTGTCAAGAGGAGAGGCTTCTATCGTGCGCAGCGAAAACCTACCGGCATCGAAGTATCCAAACGCGATGTGCGTTCGCGATAGGTGGTTCTCATCTGGAAAGCTTCCGAAAGGTAATTCCCTCCGCGAATGATTCCGTACTCTTCCTCCACCTTCTCCAGTTTTCCGAGTGGAGAATTGGGATACGGGTACCAGGTTTCAGCGACCCATTCGGAAACTTTGCCTGCCATGTCGACCACGCCAAATGGACTTTTATCTTCAAGGACACCCACATCGGTGCTGTTTCCCCAGGGAAACATGCGCTGATCCGCTCCGCGAGCTGCGTATTCCCATTCGGCTTCGGTGGGCAATCTGCACTTTTTCCATCTGCAATAGGCCATTGCTTCAAACCAGGAAACGCCATTCACCGGATGATCGGCAGTCCCTTCCGGATAGGTTCCATTTTCCCAGGATGCCGGACCAGGATTGCCGGTGTGGTCCCGAAACAATTCGATCCGTTCCCAACCCATCAGCGCTGTATTGAGTTCCTGAATCGAAACGAGCTCCCTCCAAAGATCCTTGTTTGCATAACCGCCTGCATCCACAAATTCTTTGTACTCGCGATTCGTAATTTCATACTTTGAGATGCTGAAATCTTGAACTCTTACTTTGCGGTTTGGCGTTTCGGTATATAAAAGGTAAGGATTGATTTCGTCATCGGGATGAAAAAACTCGCGAACAAGATTTTCTGCTTCTTGCGGTGAAATTCCCATTTCAAATTCTCCGCCCGGAATAAAGAGCATTTCGTTTCCTTTCCTTTCCATAGATCACTCCTCTACGATAATGTTTTTGAGGTGCATTACGTAGTCTTCTTCGGTCATCGATTCGATTCCATTGGCCGCATCCTCAGTGCGACGCGGTGGGTCTTTATGTCTTTGATAGTCGATTCCAATGCCATTGGAAATTCCGGGCACATTTCCTCCCCACGGATTTCGGAAGTAGACCCTGCCATTCGCTATCTTTGTGACTTCTACAGCATGACCGGCGCCGTCCCACTTCAAGGCCGCATAAACAGGAACCTTTCCAGCATCCACATATTTCTTTGTCTGGTGAAAGCCAGTCAGTGCGGCATTCGGCAAGCTAATATAGGATTTTCCGTGCAACGCGCTTAAAACCTTGACCTCTTGATGCGCTAAGGTACCACCAGTGTCAGTTACTTTACCTGATTTTTTGCGTACGTTGTTTTGATAGTCTCCATCTCGCGCGTAACTCATCAAAGCGGATTGAAACAATCGTTCTCCAACGGACCTGCGGCTATTGTCCTGTGCAAACGCGTCTGC
Protein-coding regions in this window:
- a CDS encoding PadR family transcriptional regulator produces the protein MSKVDVLQGTLDLLILRTVQLEPLHGYGIAQRLEQITRGTFQVNGGSLFPALYALEKNGYLRSEWRATENNRRAKYYALTPGGRRKLTEEKRHWARIVAAMQLVLDVSK
- a CDS encoding formylglycine-generating enzyme family protein — its product is MERKGNEMLFIPGGEFEMGISPQEAENLVREFFHPDDEINPYLLYTETPNRKVRVQDFSISKYEITNREYKEFVDAGGYANKDLWRELVSIQELNTALMGWERIELFRDHTGNPGPASWENGTYPEGTADHPVNGVSWFEAMAYCRWKKCRLPTEAEWEYAARGADQRMFPWGNSTDVGVLEDKSPFGVVDMAGKVSEWVAETWYPYPNSPLGKLEKVEEEYGIIRGGNYLSEAFQMRTTYRERTSRLDTSMPVGFRCAR